The region TTGCTGGTGCGCATGCAAGGGGTCGGTACATTTGTTGCGGAGCCGAAAAGCCAGTCGGCGCTGTTTGAAGTTCATAACATCGCCGACGAAATCGCCTCCCGTGGCCATCGCCATACCTGCAAAGTCATCACCCTCGAAGAAGAGTCTGCCGGCTCAGAGCGTGCCCTGGCGCTGGACATGCGTGAAGGCCAAAAGGTATTCCATTCTCTGATCGTGCATTTCGAAAACGATATTCCGGTGCAAATCGAAGACCGTTTCGTCAATGCGTTGGTGGCACCTGACTACCTCAAGCAGGATTTCACCCTGCAAACGCCTTACGCCTATCTGAACCAGGTCGCGCCGCTGACGGAAGGCGAGCACGTGGTCGAGGCGATCCTTGCCGAGCCGTCCGAGTGCAAATTGCTGCAGATTGAAAAGGGCGAGCCATGCTTGCTGATTCGTCGCCGCACCTGGTCTGGCCGTCAGCCGGTCACCGCCGCGCGATTGATCCACCCAGGTTCGCGTCATCGTCTGGAAGGGCGCTTTCATAAGTGAGAGAAAGGCATGAGTCAGTTGAAGGTTTTGCGGGCTGAAGATTACCCGCGCATGCCGTGGAAAAACGGCGGAGGCAGCACTGAAGAAATTACCCGCGATACCGGTACTGGTCTCGACGGTTTCGGCTGGCGCCTATCGATTGCCGACATCGCTGAGTCGGGCGGCTTCTCGACGTTCGCAGGTTACGAGCGAGTCATCACGGTGCTGCAAGGCGAGGGCATGACGTTGTGCGTTGACGATCGGGACACCCGACCGCTGTTGGCGCTGGACCCGTTTGCGTTCAGCGGTGAGAGTCAGGTGTCGTGTTCCTTGCTCGACGGGCCGATTCGCGACTTCAACCTGATTTATGCGCCGCAGCGCTACAGGGCGCGTTTGCAGTGGCTGGCCGGTGAGCAGCGGTTTTTCAGTTCCGCCGGTACATTGCTGGTGTTCAGCGTCACGGAGGTGCTGCAAGTGCAGGTCGGTCATGACAACGCACAATTGGGTCGCCATGATTGCCTGCAACTTAACGGCAATGCCGGGCTGCTGGAAGTTTCTGTCAGTGGCCAATGCTGCGTGATTGAGCTGGCTGCACGCTGATCAACCCCCTACACCGATCGTTACCCCGCCGTGCGTGGGAACGATCAAGCGATTCGAAAATGCGCACCACTTTGTTACCGAACGCCCCGGCGTGGCGCAAAGCCACGCTCAAGTAACAGCCGTCACCCCCGCGCAAAAACGCCCCGAAAAATTTCATCTGCTGCAAAACCCTTGATCTGCAAGCCTTCCAGCCTTCCCAGAAGTTTTCTTGAAGCCCCATCCATCAAGTTGGCCGCTCGATTGCATATGCTTGTATGTACAAGTAAAGACGTATGCGTATGAGTCGACCGAGGCTCCTCGCAACGCCCACTGATTCGCTTGTGGCGCAAGACGCGCACAGGCTGGCTTGCCCACTGCCAGGGTTGGCTTGGATTGATCGCTGAGGAGTTTTTTCCGTGACTGACAATACCCAGAAACCTACGACTGCTGCTTTTACTAAGTACCGTGACGTCGAAATCCGTGCGGCCCGTGGTAACACGCTGACCGCCAAGAGCTGGATGACTGAAGCGCCGCTGCGCATGTTGATGAACAACCTCGACCCGGAAGTCGCCGAGAACCCTAAAGAACTGGTGGTTTACGGTGGTATCGGTCGTGCAGCGCGTAACTGGGAATGCTACGACAAGATCGTCGAAAGCCTGACCCACCTGAACGACGACGAGACCCTGCTGGTGCAATCCGGCAAGCCGGTCGGCGTGTTCAAGACCCACAGCAACGCACCGCGCGTACTGATCGCCAACTCCAACCTGGTGCCCCACTGGGCGAGTTGGGAACACTTCAACGAACTCGACGCCAAAGGCCTGGCCATGTACGGCCAGATGACCGCTGGCAGCTGGATCTACATCGGCAGCCAGGGCATCGTTCAAGGCACCTACGAAACCTTCGTTGAAGCCGGTCGCCAGCATTACAACGACAACCTCACCGGTCGTTGGGTGCTGACCGCTGGCCTCGGTGGCATGGGCGGCGCTCAACCACTGGCGGCTACGCTGGCGGGCGCTTGCTCGCTGAACATCGAATGCCAGCAGGTCAGTATCGATTTCCGTCTGAACAGCCGCTATGTCGACGAGCAAGCCACTGACCTCGACGACGCCTTGGCTCGCATCGCCAAATACACCAAAGAAGGCAAGGCGATTTCCATTGCCCTGCTGGGTAACGCGGCTGAAATCCTGCCGGAACTGGTCAAGCGCGGCGTGCGCCCGGACATGGTCACCGACCAGACCAGCGCCCACGACCCACTCAAC is a window of Pseudomonas sp. DC1.2 DNA encoding:
- the hutC gene encoding histidine utilization repressor → MGDSPAPLYARVKQMITQQIDSGNWPPHHRVPSESELVTQLGFSRMTINRALREMTADGLLVRMQGVGTFVAEPKSQSALFEVHNIADEIASRGHRHTCKVITLEEESAGSERALALDMREGQKVFHSLIVHFENDIPVQIEDRFVNALVAPDYLKQDFTLQTPYAYLNQVAPLTEGEHVVEAILAEPSECKLLQIEKGEPCLLIRRRTWSGRQPVTAARLIHPGSRHRLEGRFHK
- a CDS encoding HutD family protein; its protein translation is MSQLKVLRAEDYPRMPWKNGGGSTEEITRDTGTGLDGFGWRLSIADIAESGGFSTFAGYERVITVLQGEGMTLCVDDRDTRPLLALDPFAFSGESQVSCSLLDGPIRDFNLIYAPQRYRARLQWLAGEQRFFSSAGTLLVFSVTEVLQVQVGHDNAQLGRHDCLQLNGNAGLLEVSVSGQCCVIELAAR